In one Podarcis muralis chromosome 7, rPodMur119.hap1.1, whole genome shotgun sequence genomic region, the following are encoded:
- the SMIM12 gene encoding small integral membrane protein 12, whose product MWPVLWATVRAYAPYVTFPVAFVVGAVGYHLEWFIRGQPPPQPPEDEKSISERREDRKLQESAGKDLTQVVSLKDKLEFAPKAVLNRNRPEKN is encoded by the coding sequence ATGTGGCCGGTTCTGTGGGCAACAGTGCGGGCCTACGCCCCTTACGTCACCTTCCCTGTGGCCTTTGTGGTCGGGGCGGTGGGCTACCACCTTGAGTGGTTCATCCGTGGCCAGCCACCCCCTCAGCCACCTGAGGATGAGAAGAGCATCTCGGAGAGGCGCGAAGACCGCAAGCTTCAGGAGAGTGCAGGAAAGGACCTCACCCAGGTGGTCAGCCTCAAGGACAAGCTGGAATTTGCTCCCAAAGCTGTGCTCAACCGGAACCGTCCTGAGAAGAACTAG
- the LOC144328535 gene encoding uncharacterized protein LOC144328535, with product MGGGGSKGPVTPLQCMLNNFKKGFNGDYGVKMTPERLRSLCEVDWPTQGTNWPSQGSYDRSLVASLWANIIKDQGGHPDQIPYIDSWLNVIDKNPPWLQKCRTEQCKIMALRAEIKTGQAKKILKKPIYQGPEAEVLVPPPPPPYVPTAVVAPAPVPNAPPLPHYAAPGAEAAGGGVSAKVEEDKAEPSDEILDKLYPDLKELRNQVDQYKTHTTMTTRMNTTMYRKAEEAYRRGRDKAMGLYIKQLRSTAEAGTEVLAPLRVVWDNPPPAPAQAAGQGAGQGAGQGGDQDVPPPPPQPRTFTLQYIPFSTVDLLNWKTHTPAFAEKPQAMLDLLSSIFAAHEPNWPDCQQLLNTLFTSEERRRINTQAWEYLKENQVPEHEWPNRYPLTDPRWDPNDAGIRATLKTYREILLHGVRRAARKPMDLSRVAAVVQRADESPGDFLERLMEAYRIWTPFDPEAPAHELMVNAAFIGQCAKDIRTKIQKQPGFQGMSRSQIMAIAQKVFEQRGEVEKKEKKQWMKEKAAVIAAAMAHNPGNREVRRSHSETRGRGGGRGQVLGRNQCAVCKQEGHWKDECPQNRPGRMGGNRGRERRGSLMDGRYARGPDRTDLVGLAAMEEYQD from the coding sequence ATGGGAGGGGGAGGCTCAAAAGGTCCAGTAACTCCCCTACAATGCATGTTAAACAACTTCAAGAAAGGATTCAATGGAGACTATGGCGTTAAAATGACACCAGAACGTCTTCGCAGCCTCTGTGAAGTAGATTGGCCGACACAGGGAACAAATTGGCCATCCCAGGGCAGTTATGACCGGTCCCTGGTGGCAAGTTTATGGGCCAACATCATCAAGGACCAGGGGGGGCATCCAGACCAGATTCCCTACATTGATAGTTGGCTGaatgtgatagacaaaaacccCCCCTGGCTTCAGAAGTGCAGGACTGAACAGTGCAAAATCATGGCCCTCAGGGCTGAAATAAAGACAGGACAGGCAAAGAAAATTCTCAAGAAGCCCATTTACCAGGGACCCGAAGCAGAAGTCCtagtccccccaccaccacctccatatGTTCCAACTGCCGTGGTGGCCCCTGCCCCTGTCCCCAATGCTCCACCGCTGCCCCACTACGCGGCTCCAGGAGccgaagcagcaggaggaggggtaTCAGCCAAAgtagaagaagacaaggcagaaCCCAGTGACGAGATCCTAGATAAATTATACCCCGACCTTAAAGAATTGAGGAATCAGGTGGACCAATATAAGACACATACCACCATGACAACCAGGATGAATACCACGATGTATCGAAAAGCTGAAGAAGCTTATCGCAGGGGCCGAGACAAAGCAATGGGACTGTATATAAAACAACTCAGGTCCACCGCAGAGGCAGGGACAGAAGTCCTGGCCCCCCTTCGTGTAGTGTGGGACAATCCACCTCCGGCACCCGCACAGGCGGCAGGTCAAGGCGCAGGTCAAGGCGCAGGTCAGGGCGGTGACCAAGATGTCCCGCCACCGCCCCCACAGCCTAGGACCTTCACCCTTCAATATATCCCTTTCTCCACTGTGGATCTACTTAATTGGAAGACCCACACCCCAGCATTTGCTGAGAAGCCCCAGGCAATGTTGGACTTACTGTCCTCTATATTTGCGGCTCATGAACCCAATTGGCCAGACTGTCAACAATTACTGAACACTCTTTTCACttcagaggagaggaggaggataaATACACAGGCTTGGGAATACCTTAAGGAAAACCAGGTGCCTGAACATGAGTGGCCTAATCGGTACCCCTTAACCGACCCTCGGTGGGACCCAAATGATGCAGGAATCCGCGCCACCCTAAAAACCTACCGCGAAATACTCCTACATGGAGTGCGCAGGGCAGCCAGGAAGCCTATGGACCTGTCTAGAGTAGCAGCCGTCGTGCAACGGGCTGATGAAAGTCCGGGGGATTTCTTGGAACGCCTGATGGAGGCTTATAGAATTTGGACCCCCTTTGATCCCGAAGCCCCTGCCCATGAACTAATGGTGAATGCCGCCTTCATAGGACAGTGTGCAAAAGACATCAGAACAAAGATCCAAAAACAGCCCGGGTTCCAGGGCATGTCTAGATCGCAAATCATGGCCATTGCCCAGAAAGTATTTGAACAGAGGGGAGAGGttgaaaagaaggagaaaaagcaATGGATGAAGGAAAAAGCAGCAGTGATAGCCGCGGCAATGGCTCACAACCCAGGGAACCGAGAGGTCCGCCGCAGCCATTCAGAGACCCGAGGCCGGGGAGGAGGCAGAGGTCAGGTTTTAGGAAGGAACCAGTGTGCAGTCTGTAAGCAGGAAGGTCACTGGAAAGACGAATGCCCTCAGAATCGGCCAGGACGGATGGGAGGAAACCGAGGACGAGAGCGCAGGGGCAGCCTAATGGATGGACGATATGCCAGAGGGCCAGACCGGACAGACCTTGTAGGTCTGGCAGCCATGGAAGAATACCAAGACTAG